The genomic stretch GTTATACGTCACGCAAAGGATATCGGAGAAAACATCTTACACGTATACAAGGTATCGTTTGCTCATATCGTGCTCTCAGtataactaatttaattaatctctcgACGTCTCGTGCACTAACATTTCGACTAATTTTTCGTTCTAATGATTTTTGTGAATCATTCTGCGAAGCAATTCTCTATATGaactcaaaaataattctacggCAAAATCgatacattttacaaattgaaCTTAAAATCGAATAAGCGACGATAAcgtgtttttaaaaaagtaatgtagaaaaatattatatgtaaatattatacgcCGCTAATAAAtcactaattttaataaatacgttagtttaattattagtaaatGAAATGGTggtttgtaaataaaattaatatgtattaatatgtacaatatatgctATATGcagtattttttatgtaaaatcatattacgtaatgtatatatctaaTGTTTTTGCAATGTAATCTTTATTGAAATAGGTGAAACGAGATAAGGCGAGTCTCATGATAAAACGAGAGTCTGCGATGATGGTTTATCGATTTTCATGTGATGCTATCTGCATTAACTTCATTAAATTCTTGTTATGTCATGCGTATTTTCCGGCCGAATGTATGTATTGTTTTAATTGCCGCATTTATGTATCTAATTGAGCCGTAGCTGTTTCTCCGAGCAATTAAATAGcctcattttttaaatgtatgtcATTGtacgaaataatttgttttgcgCCACTATTCCGACATAAATACGTCATATCTctagttttaattttcatattaagatagaaagaattttaagtATGCGTTACAGTTCGGAAAAGTAACTAACAAtgcacataataatttttaactttttttctttttttttttatttattgtcatgttttttttttttttttaaacacagcGCATGTAaacaagttttaattaaattttcttttggaatttatgtttattaacaTGGAAAATTTGCATGCattgaataacaaaaattgaattatatttattttatatttgttttttaaaatttttctgaaatccgcgtcatattttattgatttattgacTTTCTACtacaattgtaattatttttatacacatatttttatacacatatatatacttgcgTAATGTAAGATATTTGTATACTAATGACGTAAAAATTATGCGCTTTAGATGCAAATTGGCGTACAATGCAATAAAACAATAGGGAAACAAATATGATTTTGATGATCTTGtatgtgatattattttgatgtttattttaacaagtaatataaagatgaatatatttttacacatacaatgccttaaattattgctttttctttcatttgaaaattttcgacGAATTCtacaagataatttttcgacatattaatataattttagtaaatctataaaaatctaaaagttAAGGATTAGAAGTTCTCAaactgttaatattaataaacaagattttcttttttccattaattgtaaataaagattttaatgaaaaatctttatagtttggttatcaaaatatttataatattgaagaaatgggaaaattatataagacagTCATATTTTTGTCAAGTTTCATTAGGTCAACTCCAAATTAATCAATGTATCTGCAGATAAGGTAATTTCGACAATAGTTTCGGTACACCTTACCATATCCATATCGTATATCCACATCGTCAGCTGTGTACATACTGACGTCATTAGCGATTGAACGTCAGCATTTCGGACTTTTCTTGCGTCGTTCTTCATTTCGAAGTAGTAGTCTCGCGCAGTGGACCTCGCGATCATCATCGCCGTAGCACAATCAGCTTATCGCGGCATCCGAATCTCGTAGATATGGGTTACGTTCCGATACGCAAACCTCGTGAAGAGGCTGATAAAGTTCTCGGCGGCAGATATCGGCTGTCATTTCACGAAGAAGGTAACGAAGAAGGTATTAGATTAGTTGTTCGCCATTGTGTTAGACATTCGGATTTGCGTCGAGTTTTAGCGAAATTTTTCGGATCGATGGAAAGTTTAGACACGGGTGAGTGGAGAATTAATTCACAACTCCGTAAAATATGGATGCAGGATCTCATGCATCGCGATATCGattgatttctttcttttaaattttcttaaacaccaataaaattttctaacacaaatattaagatatttaaaatttaatttttttgtacatttagaGTGAAAGGGTTTGTTAcacaaaaaacaatttataaaaattgaggatCTTCTTTTTCGAAACTCAAAAGTTTTAACATCCCTTGAAAACATTATAGAGATATTGAAATGTTTTCTTGTTAATCGCAAATCATCCAATAATTACAACTTAAagctattaaatattctacacTTTCTAATCGCATAACATTGTGTTTTCTCATCATCGCTCTCATTTGTGccataaacataattaaaatgactCAATGTAAATGAGAATATAAACAAGTTAAATTACTATGTTATGATGATGAGCGaaagtaatacaaaaatataaaaaattaaattaaattaattgtaacatCTTCGAACGCGCATTTATCGTAAGAgtaatctgtatttttttttgaaattataatttacaaaacagtgtgtgtgtatgtgtgtataaattaaatgtgtgtatgaattaataaattaagtgtatgtaaattaatgtGACATGTATAAGAAAAGATCTTTATATCATCGTATAACGTAtgcatgtatttatatataatttattcaatacaaTGATTTGCAAGAATAAATAGTTAAACTttgaaaacataattattaaaggattttaattaattgcgtatatatacatttcagtacgcacacacacatacgcatatacacatatttgtaatatacacacaaacCCATTAAAATTTTCCACATGTATTATTAGCGCTATAAATCTCAACTAACTCTATTACATCGTACTCAAGTTTTTCAATGTCGATCGGATTGATGATTGCTATATTCCGTGAAACTTAATTAACACTGGATTTTTCTATATGCGAaacttaattaacattattagttatattgaaatctaattaacaatattattaatctttaacttGCTTATCTATAAGACTGTTCATAGctatcttttcttattttttctttttatcttagtttttatttttttattgaatgttGTTTATGATTACTTATTGTTTTGCATAATATcgcttgattattttttaatactttctgTATCAAATAtacagagagaaataataatgaaaaagttaatatacaaaatataagagGTAATAACATTAAACgaatatgtatgaataatatttttaattatttacatatgtatctttaaaattaagagatacatacatgcatgtatctcttaattaaaacataacaTTTGaactaaatgaaataattaactttatagAAGTCTAATAAAAATCAGGCAATGTTTATTGAAGATTTTGAATAATAGTGGAGTATCCTATTTGCGCTGAAGGATAACATGAACGAATTTGTGAAACTGCAGAGCATGAAGAAAAGATTGCCGTCTATTTTCAGTACTGAGGATGCTGACACCGAGACGAGCGGGGCCTGTGGGCCCCGACGAGATCGGAAATGGGCCCGACGACAAGAGTGCGAGCAATCCTACGAGCGGCTCGGTCACTCCAGGTGGGACTTACGAGAACGGCGACAATTCTAAGGAATTTCTGTCGACCGGGAGGACTGGCAGAAGAAACGCGTTACCGGACATTCTTGGCCGACACGCCGAGACTGGCCTTTCTGATCTGTCAGATCGGTTTGAGGAGCTGTCCACAGACACAGGTGTCAATTCACGCTCCTTAACCGCTCACAATTTCGATCAAGGGAATTGTAAAAtagttgtaaataataaataatgattaagaaaaatataaaatatttgtcactCTGCTTCACTTGAACCATTTGGTTTTATACGCTATATACTATACTTTaatgatttacaaaaatattacaacacGCTTtgctttgcaaatttatatttaatgatttacaaAACTATTGATAAGATGCTTTGTTCATCGCAATTTTTGttacgtaataattttatcgtgaaacaatgttatatatttcaatgataatatttttttatttttaggcaTCTGTTTTGTTCCGGAACGAGTGTTCcgagaaaatttgaatattttcccATATGTTACAGATCATTCTAGCAGTGGACAAGATCCAAGCATACCGGGTACTTCGAAACAGCATGGCTGACCGTAGGACTTTATAGCGAATTTTGCTATTGTGACAACATTGAACCTTTCCGAACATCaccgatgacgacgatgagaACATGATGAAAACGCGTACTGTTTCTGTAAACAAAGTTCTCATGCTTCTTGACTCACATCGTAATGACAGAATGTATCGATTGATGCGTGTAAATGACAAACCGAATATGACTCATTTTGTTGTCTTTGCgaaaacatgataaaatttaatgaaaagaaaaaggagattAAAGTTGAAGGATTCAATGCaagaatgtaagaaaattgtaacatTCGCTTTTAACTGCGAGAgattgtatttttgaaaaatccgtctaaaattcattttgaatacggattttattactttattttgttaattgttatttagataaatattgcaaatattacaaatttgaaTGAATTTACTCGTGCAGTGAATTTTTCGATGCACTTTTCTCTTGAAGAAAACCAATAATTTTTGCTATTAAGGTAAGATTGacttacaatttttgaataaagaatattgGGCAAGATTAGTTTTATTAGACAGAATAAATCCTAattgcgaaatattaaaattatggatCTCAgactataaaaatgaaaagtacAATATgatttagtaaataataaatattgaagatttttttgttaaataatagaaaatttttattatgtactgTATAGGATTTGatttagtaaataaaacaaaagattttatttttttctttctctacaaaatataaaaattactaaataaaatttaaacagtgtatttcaaatattcagCTTTATCTCTGTTaagtaattgaaaatttttattatatatttctgctttgataaaatattatccattaaattcaacgaaataaaatattgaggcAGTTAAATTCGCTAAATGCATAATGCTTGAATTGATTTTGGCTTTACTGACAATGATACTGTTTAAAAACGcagtaatattgtatatatatatatatatatatatatatatatatatatataatatatgtagaatatatatagtgatTCGAACaaagtttctactttttaaagtctttttattcgatatgCGATCATTGATTATTGAATACCGCGAGAAATGAGCCAATCAAAAACATGTGCCATCAAAAAGGTCTCATTGAACCAGTTTAAACTTTGtgctattattaaattttacaagttttGCTCTATATAATGTAGCGAGAAAACTACGTTTTGAATAATTGAGAATGGCATCGATATTGCTATTATGAATGTAATATCCGTGATAATAcgagtattaattataagtgaGTACGAAATACATTGTAGAAACTGTGCATCTTTCTTAAAACTTACGTACTCACCTTATGTATAACATCGTTGCAATATACggtatattttatctcattaaatTCCAAAATTTACTCATTAACTtagttaaacatttaaattttaacgaatGATGACCTCATTTGAAATGTCCTTGAAATTAAAAgccaaagaaaattttaatatttaatgcgtAGTCGGGATTTATCTATACGCTTTCGAAGTTAgatatttatctctctattAAGAAATTCTATCGTAAACTTTTGCAAAACAAGAAAATACTCGAAGCCCGATAAATGATTGTTACAATTTCGacgaatatagaatattttcgcGCGTGATATTTCGAGTAAAATTAATTCCGAAGAGAGTCACGGtcgtaactttttttatacatttattgcgAAACATATTACGAAAGggcttgtaatatttaattatgaaatataatattgtcgcGTAATTTCATTAACGTTTAACTTGGAAGTACTCGTTATATAACGATTGTCTCTTGTTAACGTTGTACAACTGTAGAAGCGACGTATGAACTCCGAGATGTTTCTAATGGCTGAAACATATGACTAGATATTTGTACAGATGGAATTAAGCGATTAATAGCGTGTAATTGCGCATGATAGTGGACATGTGTACATACGCAGAGATATGGGGGGTGATATATTTCACTCTCAGAGTTTTAGTCGATACCATCGTTTCGACGTTGTCCTGGATTTTTACGAACACGAGCATGACTAGTGAATTAAGTCAATGAATAAGATATGTTTTTAGCGTACTATTAAGTCTGTCTGTACATAGGCACGTATCGCGTTGTAACGTGTAATCATATAGTCCATGTTCTTAAGGTACATTTTACACTAAATATGATTGTGTTTGATTCTCATCTCGTATTTGTTTGCGCCTTCGACACATCTTTTATGTTgaagagttaaaaaaaaatattagaataaagttATGTTTTAGAAAATAGCTAAAGATGAAATTTAAAGCATATGTGATGAGAATAGTACGATCtctttaagtaaaataaaatggttTTAGACTTGTCTGTATCAAATCTTTGAAAAGGTTGAACCATCCATCCTTACGAATTTATTGAAAGAAGCAGTTGAGAAAATGATCGTATAACTTAAAAATCTATTGCGACGCTGTTTTAACAAGAACTGCTGATACTAATTGAATAATTGACATTTAcctgtaattattatttttttttttttataaggtcGTATTTTCATATTGCGGCCATATTGGATAAAGCTCTTGATAAGTACGTTAAGAATAGTGGAGACACGTGTGATAGGCAACGATATTGATAATGATCTCTCTAATCAAAAAAATGCGTATCGCGCTATTTGATTGTAAGTGCGTGCTTTAGTTTAAGAGTCAACACTGCGCGTTATTTCTTTCCGTGTTTTCACAAATAGGGGTTCGAGCATCAATGATGTACTATGTTCTTTTTCACGCGTACCTGTTTTTCATAGTCAATAGCGGTAATTACGCTTTCGAGATAATGGCCATTATTGtggatttgtaaatatatgtattcgaTCTTTAATGGACTTGATTCATTCGAACGATAGTGATCaatgttttgttttgttttattttttttttcttttttttgacgTGAAATGATtcagagtatatatatatatatatatatattaacgattCAACGCGATAATGCGAGGTTGCGCCCCCGCGATTGCAGATACATGCGCCGATAAAACGGTCTATGATATCGCTGCGattaacgttaaaaaaataatagagatcGATCGCAACAACAGAATACGGTTGAGTCGCGTATTCTCTATGGCCTTTGTGCGTGAATGGTGTAGTGTCTCTTGTGTGGACTTGTACGCGCGCGGAGAAGATTGACACGATTGTAAAACAATGTATACATTACTTCTACCTGTGGGAACacaatacaattttgattcgTACGTGTGTTAGTTTCTTACATCACCACCCGATCGTCGTAATCTCCTTATTCCAGTAAGATGGGAAGTATTAGTGTCTTAAGCTCGTTTTACACTCAAACATTTCATTTGCTGAAATTAACTCTTGCAATTGACTGCGATATTGAAACCCTTAACTCTACTTGTTTACTCAAATAAggtctttattaaatttaatgacaaGTTGTTtagtttattgttttattatgctGCATTTACatgtttctatttatttatttatttttgtataaaaaggtTGCTATAAAATGTGATGTACTTAAAATAGAAATCGGAAAGTTTGCATCAAATCATAAAGATTTGGCAACAtttgtataactttttattgaaaGTGTTACgtgatataaagaataaaatttctatcagATAACGAATATTTGAgcggaagaaaataaaaataagagatacataaactataataaataatggaaattaaaTAGTTCTATTCTCTTTTCGATTCGATATCATTAATACGcgcgcataaaataaaaggatATTAAAGTAGGCCGCCGGTTCGGTCTACGCGAGACGAGTTGCAGTATACACTTGCATGCGAAAAGTACGTGTCAGGGAAACACTGCaggtgtgtatatatgtgtatgtggcGACATTGGAAAAATTCCGTTTGCACAGCTTGTCAGGAAGACAAGACTGTCCACACGTGCATCGTCCCGGAAAATGCCCATGAGAGACTGGAATAAAGATGAAATGGATTTATCACACGTATACACACAAAAGAGTACAGAGTGATTCATTTTAATGATACGAGTTCAACATTACTTATCCGCAAAAAGTGGCGgcaatctattattaatacgcGATTATTTCTTCcgtaatttaaatgttatcgcattaatatatgttcataaatatatttacatacatatttacaaaatctGAATCTATCATTATACTAAACGCATGTGTAAATACAtcttaaatctattaatttatagatttatttattacttaaacaACTGTAGTTATGTAATAGTTactttaatcttaataattgattaaacaaattcagttttttagatgtatatatgtatatacttgtaaatgttaatagaatataaatagaatttacaagtaattatatttaatgtacacGTTGCAaatcgtaatattttcatttgcaaGATTTGTtggatatatatcaattatttagaGATTTCGCGTATCAGGATTGCGGTCGACATCGAGTTCTTATCTCAACTACACGAGCTCGTCTTGATAGACGAGGATGAAAGGAATGATGGATGTATACtttcattttacatataagtatgtaaatattaatgtaatagcTCGTTAGGCTCATTGAGTAAACAGTATAAAAAATCGCGATTCATACGCGTTTAATTTTGAGAATTGACAGGTGATGTGTTCCGTACATTTGAAGCGGTTATCATCGCTGAtgataaatagtttttatctaaaatctcATGTTCTCAACGCGCACATAATTAgcattaaatagaattattcgaCACTAAATTTTTTACCTCCTATAAATTTCGTATTTAGAacattaatcttataattttttattttattaatttattttattaagtgagataataagtataatatataataaataatataaaaaaatatttaattgtaaactttttttatattttctatttattattataatttgtaaatttttttaaaaaacattttcttgtatattttaaacaataacagTCAGGTATATGaaacgaatatattatatctattcaaattttagacaaaaaatACTACAGATGTATGTAAATCACATATGGCGCAAGCATACGAGTTGAGTACCTCTTTATTACGGGTGACAATAAATGCGGTTTATGTCAAGTGTGTCAAATCGCCGCACACACAGGTGCGAATCGTTATAACCGCACATGGGAAGCTGTTATTTCTCCGGCCTATGCAAGCAAAGATTAGACGCGGGATAGAAACAATAAAAGCGCATAAGTTATAGTGGTTTCCTCCACGACTGTCAGTGCACATCCAAACGCGTACAGACGACATTGTTTTGCGACATACACGTGCTTCATTTTGCTCGTAATCTTCCGCATACTAAAGTATTCTCCGATTACGTATTACGCTATCGCTTTGCAAAAGACATTAATTAAGTGATCGATAAGATTTTAATCGgcaaaatttcacaaaaaccATACATAGCTCTTATATATAGCTCtctacaaataaaatgtttttaatttgaaagcgACAAAATGTGTGAAGGCtagtttaaaactttttaatttttcttagaattttGGGAATTTTCGATTTCGCAGCGATTTCttgccaatttttttcaatttatcgatcttttacaaaaatacttgatagcaaatgaataaaattttctaatcaatttttgtGATTTGATTGCTTCCCGAATTACACGATGAATTCtattcttcatttatttatatgtgaagGAATActtttatcaatcttttttaatcgtatttttttattgaagtttCTAGAAATATGTGCTGACTtgattttaagaaaagaaacgaaGAAACTCTCAATCGtgcatctattattaaaaaagtcatAACATAATATGAGATGagcgaagataaaaaaagtttctttaagATGCCTTATCCACGATGGAATCCTGCAAGCTCTTGGCATCCTGTTACGATTAATGTTGAGTAAGTTaaatatcaacattttatgatatttatatattttatatcaatatatattcataaagtttttaaaatctacaataataatgctattttatcatatcacTAGAATAAACAggaaatagatattatatatgtatatatatatgcattagatagtatatatgcattactttcaacatttattgttagatacaTTTACAAGTATGATATTTAATctacatacttttttattaagttggAAATACTTtgatcgattttatttaatctaataaatagaaaaaatgtagCAATATAGAGATGAAATGCTTAGGGAAGGCAAGACTGATTGAACAAGcactctatataataaaaatcgatttaccAATTATGATTCCCAAATAAACGCCTTTTCTAACAAAGACTATTGAGTGCaaacatttcaatttaacGACAGGGCATTCTCGGTCTAATAGTCGTGCAATATGCGATTAAATCTGCTCTGGAATTAGATGTGactaattttgttattacacAGACTTTGTGactatttacataaaaagtttttttttcatttttcaattttaacattaatatacagatttttttaagtttctcCTAACaggaatgaattaaaaattttgtcatttttctgcaaagtttatgaatattgttatatgttactttttctttgtaattttttgctaGTGGATAAATATTGcgtgatttaaattatcttgagTTGTTACAAGTTTTGCGTGTTTCGAGAATTTTTCACTTTAACtcgtaaattgatttttacattTCGTAGTCTGGGGTGATTGATTACTGCACAGATAATATCAAACTAATTATTTAGAGGATTGTGTCACGAGTTTATGCGTGTTTCCACTACAATACTCtatgacaaatataaaatttatgtaaaatattttgtatttttttttctggaaaatacgtgcagaattaatataatatctctcgAAAGTAGAAttagaaaatgaaagagaaaacttatttttatttatgttagtaATACGTAACCGaagtactttatataatatttgagagTGCAATTGGCAAGTTCAATAATAtacaatcattaaattatataaaatttacaaagttattttctttttataaatttataattaacttttgttataatacaaaaaaaagttattttaggaattgaatttttcaaagataaaaagattgttttaattttttttaaatagatttatattttaatatttttgaaattattaaagctatcggaaaagattaaataaaaattattttttgcaataaatttttcaaaattttatattaatttaatataatagttattcaaaagaaaaattagtttcctaaaattcttcaaaattaaatatatttttggaacaacaaattataaacttaatCGCCCCTTTTATCACAGTGTATCGTGATGACGTCGGATTCTTTTCTCGGAGGCGCATTTTTCCCTCTTTGTGCGCGAGTCTCTCGCGCCTTGTCGTCGAAGACGAGGTCTCAGCAGTCTCGAGTTTCCACTGGTTGTCCGAAGTGGACATTTATTGAGTCTCCGATGTTTATAAAGCGCCCTCCGCCCTGTCACTTCGCTGTATGATAAAGCTTAGAAATAACGAGTTCTGTCTTCTGTCCGTCATGCGATCGTGTAGCGTACACAACGTTAGTCGCAGCGTGCCTCGTGCAAGGTGTGTCTTCGAGAGCGAGtgacaaaaaatttccaagctaaaagaaaagttaaaaaaaaattgtgatgcATGGATTTGATATCAGAATGAAGCATAATTAAACTAAGAAGGCAGAAGCAAAAAACATAATTGTCTGTTAAAATGTGTTGCAATGttggagaaaattttttcacaacaGATGTGGATAAATTatccgaatattttttttgtttcaatattaaattataaacttaaacatctgttaattttaatatagaattttagtTAAGAGATAATAAGATTGCGCTCTAATTCAATACCAAGAGAGATCGAaggaagaatattttaattttattcatgaaattgacttgtttttaaaaatatacttgggTGATCTCGAATGTCGATTTCGCGATGCTTCGATAGATGATATGTTTTCAAAGTGTAAGAACAATTCTTTTCAGATCGCCCAAGAATAGCCTGCGTAGGTTCGATCCTATAAAGAGCGACGTGGTGGCACCTGAAAGTAAGTTCGGCT from Cataglyphis hispanica isolate Lineage 1 chromosome 3, ULB_Chis1_1.0, whole genome shotgun sequence encodes the following:
- the LOC126848188 gene encoding uncharacterized protein LOC126848188 → MGYVPIRKPREEADKVLGGRYRLSFHEEGNEEGIRLVVRHCVRHSDLRRVLAKFFGSMESLDTVLRMLTPRRAGPVGPDEIGNGPDDKSASNPTSGSVTPGGTYENGDNSKEFLSTGRTGRRNALPDILGRHAETGLSDLSDRFEELSTDTDHSSSGQDPSIPGTSKQHG